A genomic region of Micromonospora sp. NBC_01796 contains the following coding sequences:
- a CDS encoding DUF5994 family protein: protein MTTVADRKIWTSAEEPPPARIRLTTSRSRREMLDGSWWPGSRDPVRELTSLVVALTAEGVGTVERVMLQPTAWDRHPRRIGIGDRVLRVGWFTTLDAGLVILTGQGDLRIDLAVVPPQTAFAVATAAMQAASRPGAGIRPPEQRHPGPPLSSRAGEGGNGHNQSRRDSATATRA, encoded by the coding sequence GTGACCACCGTCGCGGACCGCAAGATCTGGACCAGCGCGGAAGAACCACCGCCGGCCCGGATCCGGCTCACCACGTCCCGGTCCCGCCGGGAGATGCTCGACGGGAGCTGGTGGCCCGGCTCCCGCGACCCGGTACGGGAACTCACCAGCCTGGTCGTCGCCCTGACCGCCGAGGGGGTCGGCACGGTGGAACGGGTCATGTTGCAGCCGACCGCGTGGGACCGGCATCCCCGTCGGATCGGGATCGGTGACCGGGTCCTGCGGGTGGGTTGGTTCACCACCCTCGACGCCGGTCTGGTGATCCTCACCGGACAGGGCGACCTCCGGATCGACCTGGCGGTGGTGCCGCCACAGACCGCGTTCGCGGTCGCCACGGCGGCCATGCAGGCGGCCTCCCGGCCCGGCGCCGGGATTCGGCCACCGGAACAGCGGCATCCCGGTCCGCCGTTGTCGTCCCGAGCGGGCGAGGGCGGCAACGGCCATAATCAGTCCCGGCGGGACTCCGCGACGGCGACTCGGGCCTGA